In Calypte anna isolate BGI_N300 chromosome 28, bCalAnn1_v1.p, whole genome shotgun sequence, a single window of DNA contains:
- the TBXA2R gene encoding LOW QUALITY PROTEIN: thromboxane A2 receptor (The sequence of the model RefSeq protein was modified relative to this genomic sequence to represent the inferred CDS: inserted 1 base in 1 codon; deleted 4 bases in 3 codons) → MEPPNSSTSGRSDVCFGVFNASGNAQNSITSPWFSTAFGLIGLCFQRSSLFCVLLSSSRKLSSRARSSFLIFLSGLVVTDFMGLLVTASVIIPYHFIKFTWTEVDPGCHLCNFLGFSWSFFGQCPCCWGLPMAGELWXNHPFSRSTNISKHRACSIVGLVWAFSCLLGLLPVLGWGRYTLQYPGSWCFLTLLPDTGNVIFCLLFALLGIFCVLLPFIFNTISVVTLCRVYHDRESVQRRRDSEVEMMVQLVGIMIIATICWMPLLIFIVQMVLQQLPASGQIQMLPMETQKMLLIYIRMVTWNQILDPWVYILLRRAVLHRVYPSLRPRPSILSLNPSLHRKLTAGSVLQ, encoded by the exons ATGGAGCCCCCCAACAGCAGCACAAGTGGCCGGTCGGACGTGTGCTTCGGGGTGTTCAACGCCAGTGGCAATGCTCAGAACAGCATCACTTCACCCTGGTTCTCCACTGCCTTTGGCCTCATCGGCCTCTGCTTCCAACGCTCTTCGCTCTTCTGTGTCCTGCTCAGCTCGTCCCGCAAGCTGTCCAGCCGGGCCCGCTCCtccttcctcatcttcctcagTGGGCTGGTGGTCACAGACTTCATGGGGCTGCTGGTGACAGCCTCGGTCATTATCCCCTACCACTTCATCAAGTTCACCTGGACTGAGGTGGACCCTGGCTGCCACCTCTGCAATTTCCTTGGTTTCTCATGGTCTTTCTTTGGGCAGTGCCCGTGCTGCTGGGGGCTACCCATGGCTGGTGAACTTT ACAACCACCCCTTCTCCCGCTCCACCAACATCTCCAAGCACCGTGCCTGCTCCATTGTGGGGCTGGTGTGG GctttctcctgcctgctggggctgctgccagtgctggggtgggggcGGTACACACTGCAGTACCCCGGATCCTGGTGCTTCCTCACCCTCCTGCCTGACACCGGCAATGTCATCTTCTGCCTGCTCTTTGCCCTGCTGGGCATCTTCTGTGTGCTGCTT CCATTCATCTTCAACACAATCAGTGTGGTGACGCTCTGCCGCGTCTACCATGACCGCGAGTCAGTGCAGCGGCGCCGGGACAGCGAGGTGGAAATGATGGTGCAGCTTGTG GGCATCATGATCATTGCCACCATCTGCTGGATGCCACTCCTG ATCTTCATTGTCCAGAtggtcctgcagcagctgccggCCAGTGGCCAGATCCAGATGTTGCCCATGGAGACACAGAAGATGCTGCTCATCTACATCCGCATGGTCACCTGGAATCAGATCCTGGACCCCTGGGTCTACATCCTCCTCCGAAGGGCAGTGCTGCACCGCGTCTACCCCAGCCTGCGTCCTCGCCCCTCCATCCTCTCCCTCAACCCCTCCCTGCACCGCAAGCTCACCGCCGGCTCTGTCCTGCAGTAA
- the CACTIN gene encoding LOW QUALITY PROTEIN: cactin (The sequence of the model RefSeq protein was modified relative to this genomic sequence to represent the inferred CDS: inserted 4 bases in 4 codons; deleted 3 bases in 3 codons; substituted 4 bases at 4 genomic stop codons), translated as MGSGSRSPARRLRSRSSRRERGRERSRSREKRRSRSREWRREPSSGSSSGDERQKWKKKSKSRDQHHKSQKKHRSRSRGRSSSSGREEGKRRVRSRERRRKRDGSKSSMSSVSSPSPPPSRDRAETGQQLSLQERLRLKEEKKKHSALMKALETPEEKRARRLAKKEAKERKKREKMGWGEEYMGYTNTDNPFGDNNLLGTFIWSKALEKKGISHLDEKDLKERNKRIQEDNRLELQKVKQLRLEREREKAMREQELEMLQREKEAEHFKTWEEQEDNFHLQQAKLRSKIRIRDGRAKPIDLLAKYISAEDDDLAVEMHEPYTFLNGLTVSDMEDLVEDIQVYMELEQGKNVDFWRDMTIITEDEIAKLRKLEASGKGGPGERRDGVNASVSSDVQSVFKGKTYNQLQVLYQGIESKIRAGGPNLDIGYWESLLQQLKAYMARARLRERHQDVLRQKLYKLKQEQGVESEPLFPIINTEPNFPQXQAXPEESIVAQPGPSSEXEAEQDAEXKGEAEGEAVLDGGGPDQQSLDDYDAGKYSPRLLGTNELPFDAHVLEAEEDTHRLLLLRQQLQVTGDGHXKHRXHLLRKAKEGMGADEAQFSVEMPLTGKAYLWADKYRPAKPAFQPGAHRLEWNKYNQDPTTTSTPPPRLCRLQFNIFYPDLIDKRSXPEYFLEACQDNKDFAILRFHAGPPYGTSPSRYVNREWEYXHRHGFRCQFANGIFQLWFHFKRYRYRR; from the exons ATGGGCTCGGGGTCGCGCAGCCCGGCACGGCGGCTAAGGTCCCGCTCGTCTCGGCGAGAGCGGGGCCGGGAGCGCTCCCGTAGCCGGGAGAAGCGGCGGAGCCGGAGCCGGGAGTGGCGCCGGGAGCCCAGCTCGGG ctccagctctggcGATGAGAggcagaaatggaagaagaaaagcaaaagcagggaCCAGCACCATAAGAGCCAGAAAAAACACCGCTCACGATCCCGGGGCCGCTCCTCCAGCTCGGGGCGTGAGGAAGGCAAGAGGAGAGTCCGGAGCAGAGAGCGGCGGAGGAAGAGAGATGGTTCCAAGTCTTCGATGTCCTCTGTCAGCTCTCCTTCCCCACCGCCTTCCCGGGACAGGGCGGAGacagggcagcagctgagcctCCAGGAGCGCTTGAggctgaaggaggagaagaagaagcaCTCTGCACTCATGAAAGCCTTGGAGACACCCGAGGAGAAGCGGGCTCGCCGGCTGGCCAAGAAGGAGGCCAAGGAGAGGAAGAAGCGGGAGAagatgggatggggagaggagtACATGGGTTACACCAACACTGACAATCCCTTTGGGGACAACAACCTGCTGGGCACCTTCATCTGGAGCAAG gctctggaaaagaaagggatCAGCCACCTAGATGAGAAAGACCTGAAGGAGAGGAACAAGCGAATCCAAGAGGACAATCGGCTGGAGTTGCAGAAG GTGAAACAGTTGCGCTTGGAGCGGGAGCGGGAGAAGGCCATGcgtgagcaggagctggagatgctgcagcgGGAGAAGGAGGCAGAGCACTTCAAAacctgggaggagcaggaggacaACTTCCACCTGCAGCAGGCCAAGCTGCG GTCTAAGATACGGATTCGGGATGGCAGGGCAAAACCTATTGACCTTCTGGCCAAGTACATCAGTGCTGAGGATGATGATCTGGCTGTGGAGATGCACGAGCCCTACACCTTCCTGAACGGCCTGACTGTCTCTGACATGGAGGATCTGGTGGAGGACATCCag GTTTACATGGAGCTGGAGCAAGGGAAGAATGTGGACTTCTGGAGGGACATGACCATCATCACAGAGGATGAGATAGCCAAGCTCCGCAAACTGGAGGCCTCTGGGAAAGGAGGACCAG GGGAGCGTCGTGATGGCGTCAATGCCTCTGTC AGCTCAGACGTGCAGTCTGTGTTCAAGGGGAAGACGTAC AACCAGCTGCAAGTGCTGTACCAGGGCATCGAGAGCAAGATCCGGGCAGGAGGACCCAACCTTGATATTGGGTACTGGGAGagcctgctgcagcagctgaaggctTACATGGCTCGGGCCAG GCTGCGGGAGCGGCACCAGGATGTGCTGCGGCAGAAGCTGTACAAGCtgaagcaggagcagggtgTGGAGAGTGAACCGCTCTTCCCCATCATCAACACGGAGCCCAACTTCCCCCAGTGACAG GCTTGACCAGAGGAAAGCATTGTGGCACAGCCAGGGCCATCCTCAG CGGAGGCTGAGCAGGATGCAG acaaaggagaggcagagggggaagCTGTGCTGGATGGAGGAGGACCTGATCAGCAGAGCCTGGATGACTACGATGCAGGGAAGTACAGCCCCCGGCTGCTG GGCACCAACGAGCTGCCCTTCGACGCCCACGtgctggaggctgaggaggaCACGCATCGGCTGCTGCTCCTGcggcagcagctccaggtcaCAG GTGATGGCCACTGAAAGCACCGATGACATCTTCTTCGTAAGGCCAAGGAGGGCATGGGTGCAGATGAGGCACAGTTCAGTGTGGAAATGCCCCTCACAGGCAAGGCCTATCTCTGGGCTGACAAGTACCGCCCCGCAAAGCCCGCTTTTCAACCGGGTGCACACAGGCTCGAGTGGAACAAGTACAACCAGGACCCCACTACGACTTCGACACCTCCCCCAAGATTGTGCAGGCTACAGTTCAACATCTTCTACCCCGACCTCATCGACAAGCGCT ACCCCGAGTACTTCCTGGAGGCCTGCCAGGACAACAAGGACTTTGCCATCCTGCGCTTCCACGCTGGGCCACCCTACGGGACATCGCCTTCAAGATACGTCAACCGCGAGTGGGAGT TCCACCGCCACGGCTTCCGCTGCCAGTTTGCCAATGGGATCTTTCAGCTCTGGTTCCACTTCAAGCGGTACCGTTACCGCAGATGA
- the GIPC3 gene encoding PDZ domain-containing protein GIPC3: MRRVGRRSRQPQEGSPMENGVGQEPGTPEPPPAEGISAPRAPRARPRLVFHTQLAHGSPTGRIEGFTNVKELYAKIAEVFGISPTEILFCTLNTHKVDMQKLLGGQIGLEDFIFAHVRGETKEVEVTKTEDALGLTITDNGAGYAFIKRIKEGSIINRLQTVCVGDSIEAINDQTIVGCRHYEVARMLRELPRAQPFTLRLVQPKKAFDMIGQRTRSSKSLCEGRVASGKETLRLRAQGPAMLEEGPSPFEEEAARRVDDLLESYMGIRDSELASTMVEAAKGSPGVAQLAHDLDSVLGEFAFPQEFVAEVWAAVCHPKGNKE, translated from the exons ATGCGGCGGGTGGGCAGGCGCAGCAGGCAGCCCCAGGAGGGCAGCCCCATGGAGAACGGTGTGGGGCAGGAGCCGGGGACCCCTGAGCCTCCCCCAGCTGAGGGCATCTCTGCCCCCCGAGCGCCCCGTGCCCGCCCCCGGTTGGTGTTTCACACGCAGTTGGCCCACGGCAGCCCCACAGGGCGCATCGAAGGCTTCACCAACGTCAAGGAGCTCTATGCCAAAATTGCTGAGGTCTTTGGCATCTCGCCCACGGAG ATCCTCTTTTGCACACTCAACACACACAAAGTCGACAtgcagaagctgctgggggGACAGATTGGCCTGGAGGACTTCATCTTTGCCCATGTGCGGGGGGAGACAAAGGAAGTGGAGGTGACCAAGACAGAAGACGCGCTTGGCCTCACTATCACGGACAACGGGGCTGGCTACGCTTTCATCAAG AGAATCAAGGAAGGGAGCATCATCAATCGCCTGCAGACAGTGTGTGTGGGTGACAGCATTGAGGCCATCAACGATCAGACCATCGTGGGCTGCCGGCACTATGAGGTGGCCCGAATGCTGCGGGAGCTGCCCCGGGCTCAGCCCTTCACCCTCCGCCTTGTGCAGCCCAAAAAGGCCTTTG ACATGATCGGGCAGAGGACACGGAGCAGCAAGAGCCTGTGTGAGGGCAGAGTGGCCAGCGGGAAGGAAACGCTGCGGCTGCGGGCACAGGGCCCTGCCATGCTGGAGGAGGGG cccagcccctttGAGGAAGAAGCCGCTCGGAGGGTGGatgacctgctggagagctaCATGGGCATCCGGGACAGCGAGCTGG CCTCGACAATGGTGGAGGCAGCGAAGGGGAGCCCTGGTGTGGCCCAGCTCGCCCACGACTTGGACTCAGTGCTGGGAGAATTCGCCTTCCCCCAGGAATTTGTGGCTGAGGTGTGGGCAGCCGTCTGTCACCCCAAGGGGAATAAGGAGTAG
- the MFSD12 gene encoding major facilitator superfamily domain-containing protein 12 isoform X2: protein MAEAPAGVGSGALPLRARLSFAAGHFLNDLCASLWFTYLLLYLHAVLGYGHRLAGALLLAGQAADGFCTPLLGYEADRSTGCGRYGRRKSWHLAGTTCVLVSFPFIFNPCLGCKENTPQWAAFIYYLPFIIIFQFGWAATQISHLSLIPEMVTSDHEKVELTAFRYAFTVMANITVYGLAWLLLNFQVDQPDRTEHLGIQDVPIFRDLSLLVVALGALFSLIFHLGTKENPYPPGSQPQMEESTPLLLKEPVSPPRPLLIWKDWLLEPAFYQVAMLYMATRLIVNLSQTYIGMFLTNSLLLPKKYIATTPLVMYISGFLSSFLMKPVNKWIGRNLTYFMGILVILAFASWVTLAGQMGAEIYGAAALLGAGSATVLVTSLSMTADLIGTNTLSSAFVYGAMSFTDKMANGLAVMVIQNLHPCPTELCCPACISFYHWVMVLVTGGIAIAAIISLCCIMIWPIRIRYNAVNLQGLSTMGTSYSEADNLEESNQNSTVN from the exons ATGGCGGAGGCCCCGGCGGGAGTGGGATCGGGGGCTCTGCCCCTGCGAGCTCGGTTGAGCTTCGCTGCGGGGCATTTCCTGAACGATCTCTGCGCTTCGCTGTGGTTCACCTACCTCCTGCTCTACCTGCACGCCGTGCTGGGCTACGGGCACCGCCTGGCCGGGGCCCTGCTGCTGGCCGGTCAGGCGGCTGACGGGTTCTGCACCCCGCTGCTGGGCTACGAAGCCGATCGCTCCACCGGGTGCGGCCGCTACGGGCGGAGGAAATCCTGGCACCTCGccg GCACCACCTGCGTCCTTGTGTCCTTCCCCTTCATCTTCAACCCCTGCCTGGGTTGCAAGGAGAACACTCCACAGTGGGCAGCCTTCATCTACTACCTCCCCTTCATCATCATCTTCCAATTTGGCTGGGCAGCCACACAGatctcccacctctccctcATCCCTGAGATGGTGACCAGTGACCATGAGAAGGTGGAGCTCACAGCTTTCAG GTATGCCTTTACTGTCATGGCCAATATCACTGTCTACGGCCTGGCCTGGCTCCTATTGAACTTCCAGGTGGATCAGCCTGACCGCACGGAGCACCTTGGCATCCAGGATGTCCCTATATTTCGG GACCTGTCCCTCCttgtggtggcactgggggcTCTGTTCTCCCTCATCTTCCACCTGGGCACCAAAGAGAATCCATACCCACCGGGCTCCCAGCCCCAGATGGAGGAGAGCACCCCCCTGCTGCTGAAGGAGCCAGTGAGTCCCCCACGCCCACTGCTGATCTGGAAAGACTGGCTGCTGGAGCCTGCCTTCTACCAG GTGGCGATGCTCTACATGGCCACCAGGCTCATTGTCAACCTATCCCAGACCTACATTGGCATGTTCCTGACCAATTcgctgctgctgcccaag AAATACATTGCCACCACCCCCCTGGTGATGTACATCAGTggcttcctctcctccttcctcatgAAGCCCGTGAATAAGTGGATAGGTCGAAAT ctcacCTACTTCATGGGCATCCTGGTGATCTTGGCCTTCGCCTCCTGGGTGACTCTGGCCGGGCAGATGGGAGCTGAGATCTACGGGGCAGCTGCTCTACTTGGGGCTGGCTCTGCCACCGTCCTGGTCACCTCTCTCTCCATGACAGCAGACCTCATAGGCACCAACACG CTCAGCAGTGCCTTCGTCTATGGGGCCATGAGCTTCACCGACAAGATGGCCAACGGCCTGGCTGTGATGGTGATCCAGAACCTGCATCCCTGCCC gactgagctctgctgccctgcctgcatcAGTTTCTACCACTGGGTGATGGTGTTGGTCACCGGAGGTATTGCCATCGCTGCCATCATCTCTCTGTGCTGCATCATGATCTGGCCCATCCGTATCCGCTACA ATGCTGTCAATCTGCAGGggctgagcaccatgggaacCTCCTACAGCGAGGCAGACAACTTGGAGGAAAGCAACCAGAACAGCACTGTCAACTGA
- the HMG20B gene encoding SWI/SNF-related matrix-associated actin-dependent regulator of chromatin subfamily E member 1-related: MAHSAKQPPAGMLHAVSKAQHGNFLVAIKQEKGESARTSSEKPHGEEEPVKKRGWPKGKKRKKILPNGPKAPVTGYVRFLNERREQIRTQHPDLPFPEITKMLGAEWSKLQLSEKQRYLDEAEREKQQYMKELREYQQSEAYKMCTEKIQEKKIKKEDTGSAAVNTLLNGHPHKAGECSDNFSTFDVPIFTEEFLDQNKAREAELRRLRKMNTEFEEQNAILQKHTESMNCAKEKLEQELAQEERQTLALQQQLQSVRQALTASFASLPIPGTGETPTLSTLDFYMAKLHSAIESNPLQHEKLVVRIKEILSRIASEHL; encoded by the exons ATGGCCCACAGCGCCAAGCAGCCACCAGCCGGGATGCT ACATGCTGTGAGCAAAGCTCAGCATGGAAACTTCCTGGTGGCCATcaagcaggagaagggagagtCAGCACGGACAAGCAGCGAGAAGCCACACGGCGAGGAGGAG CCGGTGAAGAAGAGGGGCTGGCCCAAGggcaagaagaggaagaagatcCTTCCCAATGGCCCTAAAGCCCCCGTGACGGGCTACGTGCGCTTTCTGAATGAGCGGCGTGAGCAGATCCGCACCCAGCATCCTGACCTGCCCTTCCCAGAGATCACCAAGATGCTGGGGGCTGAGTGGAGCAAACTGCAGCTTTCAGAGAAGCAG CGGTACCTGGATGAAGCAGAGCGGGAGAAGCAGCAGTACATGAAGGAGCTGAGGGAGTATCAGCAGTCAGAGGCTTACAAAATGTGTACAGAGAAGATCCAGgagaaaaagatcaaaaaag aGGACACGGGTTCTGCAGCAGTGAACACCCTGCTGAACGGGCACCCACACAAG GCTGGTGAGTGCAGCGACAATTTCTCCACTTTTGACGTGCCCATCTTCACAGAGGAGTTCTTGGACCAAAACAAAG CCCGGGAAGCTGAGCTGCGGCGCCTGCGGAAGATGAACACGGAGTTTGAGGAGCAGAATGCCATCCTGCAGAAACACACGGAGAGCATGAACTGTGCCaaggagaagctggagcaggagctggccCAGGAGGAGAGGCAGACCCTGgccttgcagcagcagctccagtccGTGCGGCAGGCCCTGACCGCCAGCTTtgcctccctccccatccctg GCACTGGGGAAACTCCCACACTGAGCACCCTTGACTTTTACATGGCCAAACTGCACAGTGCCATCGAGAGCAACCCCCTGCAGCACGAGAAGCTGGTGGTGCGCATCAAGGAGATCCTGTCCCGGATAGCCAG CGAACACTTGTGA